In Streptococcus parapneumoniae, the genomic stretch TTGAAGCAATGGTGACACGTTTTTTCTGACCAAATGACAGAGCAGAAATGGGCCAATTACGGAATTCATATAGACCACATATTTTCAAGGTTTCATAGACTTTCGTTTCAATTTCCTGCTCGTCCACACCTCGCAAACGAAGTCCCAGAGCCACCTCGTCAAAAATCATATTGGTTGAAATCATTTGATTAGGATTTTGCAGCACATAGCCTACTCGTTCCGCCCGCTCTGTAACAGAATCTCCTTTTATATCCTGCTCTTCCCAAAGATAGCGGCCTTCCGTCTGGATAAAGCTACTTAAGGCCTTGGCAAGGGTTGATTTCCCAGCCCCATTTTTCCCGACAATGGCAATCTTTTCGCCTTTTTTGATGTTCAGATGAAGAGATTTTAAAATCGGTCTATCATCATAAGAAAAAGACACGTCCTCTAATCTAAAGAGCGACTGTAAATCTGGGGTTTCTTTTGCCAATTCCGTCTGTAACTGAACCTGACCTTTTGAGATGGACAAGTTATCCAGATCTGCTAATTGTTCTTCCTTCTTTAAATCCACACCCAATTGACGGAGAGTCGTTAGATAAAGAGGTTCTCGAATTCCATTTTGTGTCAATAAATCAGTCGCCAGTAGCTGGTCAGGGCTCCCATTAAAGAGGATACGACCATCGTTTATCAAGACAATCCGATCGACAGGGCGATGCAGAACATCCTCCAAACGGTGCTCAATAATAAGGGTCGTCGTCCCCTCCTCCTTATGAATCTGGTCAATCAATTCGATAATATCCTGACCTGACTTGGGATCCAGATTGGCGAGCGGCTCATCAAACAAAAGAATCGGACTTTCATCAATCAAGACACCAGCCAGACTGACCCGCTGCTTTTGTCCACCTGACAAATCCTGGGGACGCTGATTCAGTAAAGGAAGAAGGTCCAGCTTTTCAGCCCATTTATGAACACGGCTTTTCATCTCTTCTAGTCCTGTTACATCATTTTCCAGAGCAAAAGCCAAGTCCTCTGCCACAGACAGGCCGATAAACTGCCCATCTGTATCCTGCAAAACTGTACTGACTAAATGAGATTTATCGTAGATGCTCATATCAAAGGCCGCTTGCCCCTTAATCAAAAATTCTCCAGACATCTGACCCTTGTAAATATTTGGAATGATTCCATTTAAACACTGACCCAAGGTAGATTTACCTGATCCAGATGGGCCAACAATTAAGACTTTCTCTCCCTTGTAAATGGTCAAATTCATCCCTTGCAAGGTCGGTTCTTGTTGTGTTTCATACCGGAAAGAGAAATCCTTCCACTCAATTATAGCTTCTTTCATCTTACTCTCTTCATTCGCTTCTTAGACTTCTATTTTATCATAAATCGAACCCTTCTTGCAGTCTCTTCTCTTAAAATCTTAGCACCAAAAAGAGTCCTATCCTAGCTTACTTGCCTAACTAATCTATAAACATCGAAAAAGACTGGTTGCCCAGCCTTCTCCATCATTTTAGTCCTTTTTCAAACTTCCTGCACGAGTTTGAGTTCCTGCATAGGCAAGTAAGAGAAGAGTTCCTGCAATAGCTACAGATACACCATTAGCAATTCCCGCAACAATCCCTTGGGCAAATACTTTTTCTGCGGCTTCTTGATAAATCACAACATCTCCAAGTGGTGCCAAGACACCCCAAACAAGAGCATTTGCAAGTAGTTGAATGAGGTTAAAAATAAGAATATCTTTCCAGTCAAAGACACCATTGATCACGCGAACATACTTTCTAAATAGCCCCACAGCTAGACCAAAGAGACCACTAGCAATAATCCAAGTCCACCAAAGGCCGTAGCCAGCGAGAGAGTCCTTCACTGCATGACCAATTAAACCAACAAGTAATCCCACTAGAGGGCCAAAAATGATAGACAAGAGGCTCTGTACCGCATACTGAAGCTGGATGCTTGTATTTGGAACAGGTGTCGGAATGCTGATCATTCCGATGACAACAAAGAGCGCAGCTCCAACACCGATAGCAACAACTTGTTTAATTGATTGATTTTTCATCTATATTCTCCTATTTTATGATTCTATTTTCTTTATTTCAATGGTCCAAGATGAACCGACACCCACATTATAGGCCTTGGCAAAGGAACCTTGGTTGATAGCCAGACCTAAACGATAGAGAGAATTGATGTAAAGGATGGGTTGCCCAATTCTCACATCTGCAAATGATTTGCCATAAACAACCTGATTTTGATAGACCAGCATATCAGCATGATAGATGGTCACTTCAAAACGGTCACCAAATTCTGGTTCCAACTTGTAAAATTCTTCTCGTGTGATAGAGGTCCAAAGCGAGCCGAAACGCACATCCAGAATATCAATAGCTCCCCTTACCAGATGATCTTCAATGATTGTCTCTACGACTGGAAGCTCCACAATCTGATCCACACTGAGCTCTGGCCCCACTTCCTCAAAAGTAATGTGACCGCTGGCTAGTTTAGCACCAGTATAAGCATAAACATCACGACCGTGGAAGGTATAAGAATGCTCTGTATTTTGACGTCTATTGGCCACCTCAGAAATCTCACGAATGGCTACAATGCCAACGTGTTTCTTGATAAAAGAAAGCGTTCCATTGTCTGGCGTGACAATGTATTGATTTTTTGCAGTCTTGGCAACTACACTCTTACGTTTCGAGCCGACACCTGGATCGACCACCGATACAAATGTCGTTCCCTCAGGCCAGTAATCCACCGTCTGAAAGAGACGGTAACTCCCCTCAAAAATATTATAAGGCGTGATATCGTGCGTCAAGTGATGAATTTTTAAGGTTGGAGATTCTTCTAAAGCCACTCCAATCATAGCCGATACCGCACCATCAACCAGACCAAAGTCTGATTGTAATACCAGTAAATTATTATTCATTTTATCTCCTTGTATATCCTTTATCATACCATATTTCAGAGAAAGGTGCTAATAGCTATTTCAATTGATTAGGGTATAGTTTTACCTTATAGCAAATTTCCTACTAAAAGCTCTTGTTATTAGCTAGTAGGTGCATTTTTTCTTGAAAAAAGGTATGATAGTTACATCATGAAAAAGTAGGTTTTATTATGAAAATTATCCTTGTCGGAGGGGGAAAAGTTGGTTTTGCCCTCTGTCGCTCCTTGGTTGCAGAAAAGCATGATGTTTTGCTGATTGAGCAAGACGAAGCTGTTCTCAATCATATTGTTAATCGCTTTGATATCATGGGTATCCTTGGTAACGGGGCTGATTTTACCATCCTTGAGCAAGCCAGTGTCCAGGATTGTGATATCTTTATCGCCCTGACTGAATATGATGAAGTGAACATGATTGCAGCCGTTCTAGCCAAAAAAATGGGAGCTAAAGAGACCATCGTTCGGGTGCGGAACCCTGAATATTCTAACTCTTATTTCAAGGAAAAGAATATTCTCGGTTTTTCTCTTATCGTTAACCCTGAGCTCTTGGCTGCCCGCGCTATCGCGAATATCATTGACTTCCCCAATGCCCTCTCTGTCGAACGTTTCTTTGGTGGACGGGTCAGCTTGATGGAATTCACTGTTAAATCCTCCAGTGGTCTTTGCCAAATGCCCATTTCTGATTTTCGGAAAAAATTTGGCAATGTCATTGTCTGTGCGATAGAGAGGGATCATCAAATTATCATTCCAAGCGGTGACATGACTGTACAGGATAAGGATAGAATCTTTGTCACTGGTAACCGTGTTGACATGATGCTCTTCCATAATTATTTCAAGTCTCGTGCCGTGAAGAGCCTTCTCATCATCGGTGCAGGTAGAATTGCCTATTATCTACTTGGTATTCTCAAAGACAGTCGTATCGATACCAAGGTCATTGAAATCAATCCCGAAATCGCTAGCTTCTTTAGCGAGAAATTTCCAAATCTTCATATCGTCCAAGGAGATGGTACTGCAAAAGATATCCTGCTAGAAGAAAGTGCTCAACACTATGATGCCGTTGCGACTCTAACAGGAGTCGATGAGGAAAATCTGATTACTTCGATGTTCCTTGACAGGGTAGGTGTACAGAAAAATATTACCAAGGTCAATCGTACCAGTCTCCTCGAAATTATCAATGCGCCTGATTTTTCAAGTATCATCACACCTAAAAGTATCGCTGTAGATACGATTATGCACTTTATTCGTGGTCGTGTTAATGCCCAGTATTCAGACCTTCAAGCCATGCACCATCTAGCCAATGGCCAAATCGAAACCCTGCAATTCCATATCAAGGAAGCCAATAAAATGACTGCCAAACCTCTTTCTCAACTCAAACTGAAAAAAGGGGTTCTCATAGCAGCCATCATTCGAAAGGGCAAGACTATTTTCCCAACTGGGGAGGATATGCTGGAAGTTGGAGACAAGCTCCTAGTAACAACCTTGTTACCAAACATCACCAAGATTTATGACTTGATCGCGAGGTAAGAAATGAATAAAAGTATGATTCGCTACCTCCTTTCAAAGTTACTTTTGATTGAAGCCGTTCTTCTTTTGGTTCCTGTGTCTGTCGCTGTCTATTACCGTGAATCGAGCCAAGTCTTTACAGCCCTCTTTACAACGATTGGGATTCTCGTATTACTAGGCGGTTCAGGAATTTTACAAAAACCAAAAAATCAACGGATTTATGCCAAGGAGGGAATCTTGATTGTGGCCCTCTGTTGGATCCTTTGGTCTTTCTTTGGTGGTCTCCCCTTTGTCTTTTCTGGACAAATCCCTAGCGTTATAGATGCCTTTTTTGAAATCAGTTCTGGCTTTACAACTACTGGAGCAAGTATCTTGAACGACATTTCGGTTCTCAGCCGTTCCCTCCTCTTCTGGCGAAGTTTTACCCACTTGATTGGAGGGATGGGAGTGCTTGTTTTTGCACTTGCTATTATGGACAATGCCAAAAATAGCCACCTAGAAGTGATGAAGGCTGAGGTTCCTGGCCCTGTTTTTGGCAAGGTTGTATCCAAACTCAAAAATACTGCCCAGATTCTCTATCTTCTTTATCTAGCTCTCTTTTCCCTCTTTGTCATCATCTATTATCTAGCTGGTATGCCCCTATTTGATAGTTTTGTCATTGCCATGGGAACAGCAGGTACAGGAGGCTTTACCGTCTATAACGACGGAATTGCCCACTATGGTAGCTCACTGATTACCTATCTGGTTAGTATCGGAGTTTTGGTTTTTGGGGTAAATTTCAATCTCTACTACTACCTTATGCTCCGTCGTGTCAAGGCCTTCTTTGGAGATGAAGAACTTCGAGCTTACTTGGTCATTGTACTGCTTTCTACAGGCTTGATTAGCCTCAACACCCTCTACCTCTACCCAGAGTTTTCAAAGAGCTTTGAAATGGCCTTCTTCCAGGTTTCCAACATCATTACAACAACTGGTTTTGGTTACGGAGATATTACCAACTGGCCCCTCTTCTCCCAGTTTATCCTCCTCTTCCTCATGGCAATCGGTGGCTCTGCTGGATCAACTGCAGGTGGACTCAAGATTATTCGAGGCCTCATCCTTTCAAAAATTGCTAAAAATCAGATTTTGTCAATCCTATCACCCCACCGTGTTTTGACCCTCCATGTTAATAAAACGGTAATTGACAAAGATACCCAGCATAAGATTCTCAAGTACTTTGTCATCTATTCTATGATTTTGCTAGCACTTATCTTTATTGTCAGCCTAGATAGCAATGATTTTCTAGTTGTGACCAGCGCTGTCTTTAGCTGTTTCAATAATATCGGGCCTATTCTAGGAACCACTTCTAGCTTCTCAATCTTTAGTCCTATCTCAAAAATTCTCCTCTCCTTTGCAATGATTGCAGGTCGATTGGAGATTTACCCAATCCTACTTCTCTTTATGAAGAGAACTTGGTCCAAGAGATAAAATACAACCACACCTTGTTCCTTACAAAGTGTGGTATTTTTATTTTCAAGTACCTCCCGCAACTCAACAAGTATCTTTGAATCTCGGTCAGACATTTCAGTACCTGACTCAAGGAATTGAAGAGCCCAAAAAACAACCCTCAGTCGATTGACCGAGGGTTCCTTATTTCATTATTCAAGAACTTGATTAGCTCAATGCGTCCAAGGC encodes the following:
- a CDS encoding ABC transporter ATP-binding protein, which produces MKEAIIEWKDFSFRYETQQEPTLQGMNLTIYKGEKVLIVGPSGSGKSTLGQCLNGIIPNIYKGQMSGEFLIKGQAAFDMSIYDKSHLVSTVLQDTDGQFIGLSVAEDLAFALENDVTGLEEMKSRVHKWAEKLDLLPLLNQRPQDLSGGQKQRVSLAGVLIDESPILLFDEPLANLDPKSGQDIIELIDQIHKEEGTTTLIIEHRLEDVLHRPVDRIVLINDGRILFNGSPDQLLATDLLTQNGIREPLYLTTLRQLGVDLKKEEQLADLDNLSISKGQVQLQTELAKETPDLQSLFRLEDVSFSYDDRPILKSLHLNIKKGEKIAIVGKNGAGKSTLAKALSSFIQTEGRYLWEEQDIKGDSVTERAERVGYVLQNPNQMISTNMIFDEVALGLRLRGVDEQEIETKVYETLKICGLYEFRNWPISALSFGQKKRVTIASILVLGAEIILLDEPTAGQDQKNYTEIMEFLEELHQKGHTIVMITHDMQLMLDYSDRALVMVDGELIADTDPASLLSNPELLVKANLKETSIFNLAKKLDVDPLALTAFYKERREGCKLN
- a CDS encoding ECF-type riboflavin transporter substrate-binding protein; the protein is MKNQSIKQVVAIGVGAALFVVIGMISIPTPVPNTSIQLQYAVQSLLSIIFGPLVGLLVGLIGHAVKDSLAGYGLWWTWIIASGLFGLAVGLFRKYVRVINGVFDWKDILIFNLIQLLANALVWGVLAPLGDVVIYQEAAEKVFAQGIVAGIANGVSVAIAGTLLLLAYAGTQTRAGSLKKD
- a CDS encoding SAM hydrolase/SAM-dependent halogenase family protein, with protein sequence MNNNLLVLQSDFGLVDGAVSAMIGVALEESPTLKIHHLTHDITPYNIFEGSYRLFQTVDYWPEGTTFVSVVDPGVGSKRKSVVAKTAKNQYIVTPDNGTLSFIKKHVGIVAIREISEVANRRQNTEHSYTFHGRDVYAYTGAKLASGHITFEEVGPELSVDQIVELPVVETIIEDHLVRGAIDILDVRFGSLWTSITREEFYKLEPEFGDRFEVTIYHADMLVYQNQVVYGKSFADVRIGQPILYINSLYRLGLAINQGSFAKAYNVGVGSSWTIEIKKIES
- the trkA gene encoding Trk system potassium transporter TrkA → MKIILVGGGKVGFALCRSLVAEKHDVLLIEQDEAVLNHIVNRFDIMGILGNGADFTILEQASVQDCDIFIALTEYDEVNMIAAVLAKKMGAKETIVRVRNPEYSNSYFKEKNILGFSLIVNPELLAARAIANIIDFPNALSVERFFGGRVSLMEFTVKSSSGLCQMPISDFRKKFGNVIVCAIERDHQIIIPSGDMTVQDKDRIFVTGNRVDMMLFHNYFKSRAVKSLLIIGAGRIAYYLLGILKDSRIDTKVIEINPEIASFFSEKFPNLHIVQGDGTAKDILLEESAQHYDAVATLTGVDEENLITSMFLDRVGVQKNITKVNRTSLLEIINAPDFSSIITPKSIAVDTIMHFIRGRVNAQYSDLQAMHHLANGQIETLQFHIKEANKMTAKPLSQLKLKKGVLIAAIIRKGKTIFPTGEDMLEVGDKLLVTTLLPNITKIYDLIAR
- a CDS encoding TrkH family potassium uptake protein, producing the protein MNKSMIRYLLSKLLLIEAVLLLVPVSVAVYYRESSQVFTALFTTIGILVLLGGSGILQKPKNQRIYAKEGILIVALCWILWSFFGGLPFVFSGQIPSVIDAFFEISSGFTTTGASILNDISVLSRSLLFWRSFTHLIGGMGVLVFALAIMDNAKNSHLEVMKAEVPGPVFGKVVSKLKNTAQILYLLYLALFSLFVIIYYLAGMPLFDSFVIAMGTAGTGGFTVYNDGIAHYGSSLITYLVSIGVLVFGVNFNLYYYLMLRRVKAFFGDEELRAYLVIVLLSTGLISLNTLYLYPEFSKSFEMAFFQVSNIITTTGFGYGDITNWPLFSQFILLFLMAIGGSAGSTAGGLKIIRGLILSKIAKNQILSILSPHRVLTLHVNKTVIDKDTQHKILKYFVIYSMILLALIFIVSLDSNDFLVVTSAVFSCFNNIGPILGTTSSFSIFSPISKILLSFAMIAGRLEIYPILLLFMKRTWSKR